The Bacillus sp. F19 DNA segment AACAAGACTTCCTGATGGGCGACAAGTCCAGGCAGGCGGATGCTGTGAACATGAATTCCCTGATAATTCGCTCCCCTTGCTCCCTCTAATGTTTCTTTTTCGTCAGGATGGCCCTGTTCTTTTGCCTCTCTCACCACAGAAATCATTTCGGCTGTTTTAAGACCTGTTCCAGACGGTGCATCAAGCTTTTGATCATGATGCATTTCGAGGATTTCTACGTCACTGAAGTATTTTGCAGCCATTTGTGAGAATTTCATCATTAGAATAGCTCCAATTGCAAAGTTTGGTGCAATAATAGCACCAATTCCCCTGTCTTCTGTAAGCTCTTCAAGCTCTTTTAAATCTGCATCTGAAAATCCAGTCGTTCCCACAACAGGTCTTACGCCATATTCAAGTGCCTTCTTTGTATGAATTTTTCCGATTTCAGGTGTTGTTAAGTCAATTAAAACGTCTGGCTTCGTCTCGGAAAAACATTTCTCAATATCTGTGTAGATAATGGCGTCACTTTTAAAATCATCTGCTTCACTGAGCTTTTGCCCTTCATATTTGTGATCAATTACACCGGCAAGCGAAAAGTGTGCTGTTTCCTCTACAAGCTTTACTGCTTCTCTTCCCATTCTTCCCCTAGGGCCTGCAATTACAATTTTGATTGTTTCCATGTCTGTTTCTCCTTAAGAATCTTTTTTTGTCCAGCGGTCTTTGTCTCTAGTATTAAATTTTTTCATCACAAGATTATGAGCTTCTTCAAGATCAATATTTAAGGAATTGGCAAGACAAATTAACACAAATAGAATGTCGCCTGCTTCTTCCTCTATCTTTTTTTCCTGTTCTGTCTGCTTTTTTGGTTTTTCACCGTATGTATGATTTATTTCACGGGCGAGTTCGCCCATTTCTTCTGTTAGCCTTGCCATCATGGCAAGCGGGCTGAAATAGCCTTCTTTAAACTGCCCGATATAGTCGTCAACTTCTTTTTGAAGATCTTTCATCGTTTTATTGCTCATGATTCTTCACCTCTTCTTTATTCCTTTCCATGTTAGCGGGTCAGAGCCTTTTTGACAAATTATTTGGTATTGTTTCAGGCTCAGATTGCACCTTTTGCTTCCATCATCTATAATATTATCGCTAAGACTTAGAGCAGAGGATGATGTACAGCATGTTCAATCAGTTAAAAATACGAAATATTTTCTTTATTTTACTCGGATCAGCTATATTTGCGTTTGGTCTAGTTCATTTTAACATGCAGAACAATTTGGCTGAAGGCGGTTTTACCGGAATTACCCTGCTTTTATATTTTATTTTCAATATCGACCCTTCCATTTCAAATCTCGTGCTGAACATTCCGATTTTTTTTATCGGCTGGAAGCTGCTTGGCAGAACAACCTTCCTCTATACCATAATTGGAACTGTCTCATTATCCGTTTTTCTATGGCTTTTTCAGCGATTCCAGATTTATATGCCGCTAAAAGACGACCTGACTCTAGCCGCTTTATTTGCAGGAGTTTTTATCGGTGTTGGGCTTGGAATCATCTTCAGATACGGCGGAACAACCGGCGGAGTAGACATCATTGCAAGGCTTGTACATAAATATAAAGGCGTCAGCATGGGCAAAACGATGTTCATGTTTGATTTTGTAGTCATTGCTCTCTCTCTTGTCACATATTTATCCTATAAGGAAGCGATGTATACATTAGTGGCGGTATTTATTGCGGCGAAAGTCATTGACTTTATGCAGGAAGGTGCTTATGCAGCCAAAGGAGCCACCATCATATCTGAGCGAAACGGGGAGATTGCTGATAAAATCATGCAGGAGATGGACCGCGGTGTAACCATCTTAAAAGGTCAGGGTTCTTTCACTAAAATGGACCGCAACGTTTTATATTGCGTGGTCGGCAAAAATGAAATTGTCCGCCTTAAAACGGTCATTACCTCTGTTGATCCCCATGCATTTGTCGCAGTAAGCGATGTTCACGATGTGCTTGGCGAGGGATTTACATTAGATGCTGATAAAAATCCAATTCACCGTTAATACATTTTAAACAATCCATTCAAGCAAAAAAGCCTCTTCCGGAGGCTTTTTATTTATTCAAATCACGTTCACGATTCACTTTATCCTTCTCGCCTCTGTACTTCCGCCATCCAGTATACGAAAGGGATAAAAAGATAATGCTGCCAGTTGAAATCATAACCCACAATAATGAAGGATCTGCATCGTCCTCTTTTACCCGATTAAACAAATTCTGCAATTCCTCCTCCATCAGTGCAAGCTGATTGACTTGAGACTCAACTGGAATTTGAGTGAAAATAGCATCTTCTACAACAGATCTATGGGCATCCATCCTCTTAAGCTGTTCTGAATCGAGATCCATCATCATACTAGGATAGACTGTTTCGTATAGAGAGACAAATTCATCCCAGTTCTGCTGAAAAGATTGGTGATCTCCAATTTTTACATCACCCTTCACTTGAGAAAAAGCCGACATGACGGGCTCTTCCATAGAGCTCCATAAAGGCTGATGCTCAGATGCTGCTGCATCCACCACAAGTCTCAGCTGAATAAGCGCTCTTACTTTCTCATCAGAAGTTATGCCGGTCTCCTGGAGCATTTTGGCTGCTGTTTGCTGTGATGCAGATATTGTGCGAATATCTCTTGCTGAAATACTGCCGTCATCTTTTAAAGTCTTTTCAAACTCTCTTTGAAAAAACTCAACAAGCTGAAGTGATTCTTCAAAACGGTTTTGCTTTGACAGCTGAAGAGCTGTATCTGAGAGTTTATTTAAATCGTCCCATTCACCCGTGTGATTTGCCTGATGATCAGCTAAAGCCCAATAAGGAAGTGCGACTATCAATATGACGAAAAACGCTATCACGATTTTTCTTTTTTTCATCCTTGTCCCTCCTACAGCTTCTACTAAAAAAGTATGAAAAAGTGGACAAGGTTAGACCACCTTTTTCACTCAAACATCAAAAGGCACGGTCTGCTGTTAAAGAAAATTTAATTTGAGGGAATTCTTTCTTACGACCAAATAGTATGCGAGATAAATGGAGATAAGGCTCAGCCAAAATGTAAAATATCCGATTTCAGGCAAATAATTCATCAGAACACTGTATTTTGGCATCATGCCAAACACATAGTCTATGATTTCGTTATGCAGAGTCCATACAGAAGCAGCAATTAAATGCCATGCCTTGAATCTGTAATATGGGGCATACAACAGCCCCTGAACAGCCATGCCGAGATGAGAAAGAATGAGCATATAACCGACCGGATCAAGCACACCTGTCTCATTAAGCACCAGAAGGTTCATCACAACTGCCCAAATACCGTACTTAAAAAGAGTAATAATGGCAAGGGCTTCAATCAGGGGGAGATTTTTCTTAAATAAAAACCCAAGCATGACGATTGTGAAAAAAAGACTCGCTGTTGGACTGTCAGGGACAAATGGAAGAAATATAGGCGGTGTCTCATAAAGCTGATAACGGTACCAATAATACCCATAAATCGTTCCAAATAAATTAACAGTGAACATCATAAACAAAAAAGGCTGTTTAACAAGCAGATATTGAAACCACTTCATGTTTTGTTCAACTTCTTTCATTCTCAAATATGTATCTATCCTTAAACGTAGAAAAAAAGCTGACTATTCGTCAGCTTTTCATTTATTTTGATGTAACACTAGAAACAAACTCAGAAAGGACTTTTAATTCTTCATCCGTGCCTTTGAAAATACCAGCAGGCATTCCACCTTGTCCCTCTTTTGCAATCTTAGCAATTTCTTCTGGTTTTAATCCATTATCTACTAATGAAGGACCAGCAGCTCCGCCTGCTAAGGTATCGCCATGACAAGAAACACACGTTTGTTCAGTGAAAATTTTGTACCCTTCTGATTCTTTGTCTATTTCAGCTTCAGCCTTAATTTTCCCTTGTTCAGCAGCTGCTTCCCAGTCATGAGTCGCAACGGATTCCCAAGTTAAAAAAATAGTAGCTGAAACTGCAAGAAGCATCATACCAACAGCAACAGGACGTTTTGAAGGCCTGCGTTCTGGTCCGCGGTCAATAAACGGTGCAAGAAGCAGTGCTCCAAATGCAAGTCCTGGCATAATAAATGCGCCAATAACTGTATATGGACCAGCAGCATATGTGTATTTCAGCAATTGATATAAGAATAAGAAGTACCAGTCCGGCAATGGAATATATCCAGTGTCAGTCGGATCTGCAACACGTTCAAGCGGCGATGGATGCGCCACAGTCAAACATAGGTATCCAATCAGGAAAACGGCTCCGACAAGCCACTCTTTTAAGAGGAAGTTCGGCCAGAACGCTTCCGTTTTACCCGGGTATTCAGAATAATCTTTTGGAATATTCGGTTTTCTTTCAGCTGGAATACGTGAATCTCCAACAAATTTCATCCCTTTTCCGCGATGCATGATTTCCCCTCCTTCTTTGGCAGTTCCGCAAACGAAGTCCGTTTCACTTGCGGTTAATTATTTTAATCAATTATTTTATAGAGGTCCAGATATACCCTGCTTTCGAATCATGATGAAGTGAGCTCCCATTAACCCAAACAGTGCTGCAGGAAGGAAGAACACATGAATGGCAAAGAAACGAGTCAATGTCTGTGCACCGACGATTTCAGGGTGGCCTGCAAGCAATGTTTTCACTTGAGTGCCGATAAGCGGTGTGGCTTCAGCTATTTGAAGTCCAACTTTTGTGGCAAATAGCGCTTTCATATCCCAAGGCAATAAATAACCTGTGAAACCCAACCCTAACATAACGAAGAAAATTAAAACGCCAACTACCCAGTTAAGTTCACGAGGCTTTTTGTAGGCACCCTGGAAGAATACCCGCAAAGTATGTAGGAACATCATAACGATAACGAGACTCGCTCCCCAGTGATGCATGCCGCGGACAATTTGTCCGAAAGCGACTTCATTTTGCAGGTAATAAACAGATTCCCATGCATTTTTAATATCGGGAACATAATACATCGTTAAAAACATACCTGATAAAACCTGAATAACTGTTACAAAGAACGTCAGTCCGCCAAAGCAGTAAACGAAAGCTGAAAAATGGTGCGCCGGATTTACGTGTTCTGGCACTTCATGGTCAGCTATATCTCTCCACATAGGCGTA contains these protein-coding regions:
- a CDS encoding DUF1405 domain-containing protein — encoded protein: MKWFQYLLVKQPFLFMMFTVNLFGTIYGYYWYRYQLYETPPIFLPFVPDSPTASLFFTIVMLGFLFKKNLPLIEALAIITLFKYGIWAVVMNLLVLNETGVLDPVGYMLILSHLGMAVQGLLYAPYYRFKAWHLIAASVWTLHNEIIDYVFGMMPKYSVLMNYLPEIGYFTFWLSLISIYLAYYLVVRKNSLKLNFL
- a CDS encoding nucleotide pyrophosphohydrolase, with translation MSNKTMKDLQKEVDDYIGQFKEGYFSPLAMMARLTEEMGELAREINHTYGEKPKKQTEQEKKIEEEAGDILFVLICLANSLNIDLEEAHNLVMKKFNTRDKDRWTKKDS
- the dapB gene encoding 4-hydroxy-tetrahydrodipicolinate reductase, coding for METIKIVIAGPRGRMGREAVKLVEETAHFSLAGVIDHKYEGQKLSEADDFKSDAIIYTDIEKCFSETKPDVLIDLTTPEIGKIHTKKALEYGVRPVVGTTGFSDADLKELEELTEDRGIGAIIAPNFAIGAILMMKFSQMAAKYFSDVEILEMHHDQKLDAPSGTGLKTAEMISVVREAKEQGHPDEKETLEGARGANYQGIHVHSIRLPGLVAHQEVLFGGDGQTLSIRHDSFNRVSFMSGVKLCVEQVMKLDVLVYGLENLID
- a CDS encoding c-type cytochrome, whose translation is MHRGKGMKFVGDSRIPAERKPNIPKDYSEYPGKTEAFWPNFLLKEWLVGAVFLIGYLCLTVAHPSPLERVADPTDTGYIPLPDWYFLFLYQLLKYTYAAGPYTVIGAFIMPGLAFGALLLAPFIDRGPERRPSKRPVAVGMMLLAVSATIFLTWESVATHDWEAAAEQGKIKAEAEIDKESEGYKIFTEQTCVSCHGDTLAGGAAGPSLVDNGLKPEEIAKIAKEGQGGMPAGIFKGTDEELKVLSEFVSSVTSK
- a CDS encoding YitT family protein, which gives rise to MFNQLKIRNIFFILLGSAIFAFGLVHFNMQNNLAEGGFTGITLLLYFIFNIDPSISNLVLNIPIFFIGWKLLGRTTFLYTIIGTVSLSVFLWLFQRFQIYMPLKDDLTLAALFAGVFIGVGLGIIFRYGGTTGGVDIIARLVHKYKGVSMGKTMFMFDFVVIALSLVTYLSYKEAMYTLVAVFIAAKVIDFMQEGAYAAKGATIISERNGEIADKIMQEMDRGVTILKGQGSFTKMDRNVLYCVVGKNEIVRLKTVITSVDPHAFVAVSDVHDVLGEGFTLDADKNPIHR
- the qcrB gene encoding menaquinol-cytochrome c reductase cytochrome b subunit, encoding MLNKIYDWVDERLDITPMWRDIADHEVPEHVNPAHHFSAFVYCFGGLTFFVTVIQVLSGMFLTMYYVPDIKNAWESVYYLQNEVAFGQIVRGMHHWGASLVIVMMFLHTLRVFFQGAYKKPRELNWVVGVLIFFVMLGLGFTGYLLPWDMKALFATKVGLQIAEATPLIGTQVKTLLAGHPEIVGAQTLTRFFAIHVFFLPAALFGLMGAHFIMIRKQGISGPL
- the ypjB gene encoding sporulation protein YpjB; this encodes MKKRKIVIAFFVILIVALPYWALADHQANHTGEWDDLNKLSDTALQLSKQNRFEESLQLVEFFQREFEKTLKDDGSISARDIRTISASQQTAAKMLQETGITSDEKVRALIQLRLVVDAAASEHQPLWSSMEEPVMSAFSQVKGDVKIGDHQSFQQNWDEFVSLYETVYPSMMMDLDSEQLKRMDAHRSVVEDAIFTQIPVESQVNQLALMEEELQNLFNRVKEDDADPSLLWVMISTGSIIFLSLSYTGWRKYRGEKDKVNRERDLNK